One Malaclemys terrapin pileata isolate rMalTer1 chromosome 21, rMalTer1.hap1, whole genome shotgun sequence DNA window includes the following coding sequences:
- the NECTIN2 gene encoding nectin-2 isoform X2, producing MGAPRSLVFWSLLSVVLTQRVKVRNEVTGYVGDEAMLQCLFPATSPDIKVSQVTWMKEMGGKKQNVAVYLPDHKPNFPLDNSGRIRFLNVSLQDATLIIQPLRMSDEGTYVCEFATYPHGNEDGVTTLSILARPTNTAESRKVVAGNTTIPVAVCTSANGKPPAQIKWLSTLPGNFNASEMTNGDGTVTVTSQFNMVPTAAADQQQITCVISQRTLAAPENIPVVLSVLYPPQVTIDGYDDNWYVSRSEAVLRCTAKGNPKPTHYSWSTPRGPLPPTVQVQGDRLVVQSVDVAVNTTFICQVTNSVGTTRVEQTVLVREHPMKLQSSAGAVAGGLVGGILALALLGALVFFLLRRRRARPPLKGVYDPTTRVFGNGAAPPPNLIYRPDSELDRPLKATPGEGAPGERPGPYSYPGQRHEEEEEERLDEVGPMLRLSAHPGHGAPSGYEEDDMESQHDGSIISKTAVYV from the exons ATGGGCGCGCCCCGCAGCCTCGTCTTCTGGAGCCTGCTGAGTG TGGTGCTGACGCAGCGGGTGAAGGTCCGGAATGAGGTCACGGGCTATGTGGGCGATGAGGCCATGTTGCAATGCCTCTTCCCCGCCACCAGCCCCGACATCAaggtcagccaggttacctggatGAAGGAGATGGGGGGCAAGAAGCAGAATGTGGCTGTCTATCTCCCGGACCACAAGCCCAACTTCCCCTTGGACAACAGCGGCAGGATCCGGTTTCTGAACGTCTCCCTGCAGGATGCCACGCTGATCATCCAGCCCTTGCGCATGAGTGACGAGGGCACCTACGTCTGTGAATTCGCCACCTACCCTCATGGCAACGAGGATGGGGTCACCACGCTCAGCATCCTGG ccaggcccaccAACACGGCGGAGTCGCGGAAGGTGGTGGCAGGTAACACCACGATCCCAGTGGCCGTCTGCACCTCAGCCAACGGCAAACCCCCTGCCCAGATCAAgtggctctccaccctccccggCAACTTCAATGCCTCCGAGATGACCAATGGAGACGGCACCGTCACCGTCACCAGCCAGTTCAACATGGTGCCCACGGCGGCAGCAGACCAGCAGCAAATCACCTGCGTCATCAGCCAGAGGACACTGGCTGCGCCGGAGAACATCCCGGTCGTGCTGTCCGTGCTGT ACCCTCCCCAAGTCACTATCGATGGCTATGATGACAACTGGTACGTGAGCCGGAGTGAGGCCGTGCTGAGATGCACGGCCAAAGGGAACCCCAAACCCACCCATTACTCCTGGAGCAC ccccagagggccGCTGCCCCCCACGGTGCAGGTACAGGGTGACCGGCTGGTGGTGCAGTCGGTGGACGTGGCGGTGAACACGACCTTCATCTGCCAGGTCACTAATAGCGTGGGGACGACACGGGTTGAGCAGACCGTCCTGGTGCGAG AGCACCCCATGAAGCTGCAGAGCAGCGCCGGAGCCGTGGCTGGGGGCCTCGTCGGGGGCATCCTGGCCCTCGCCCTGCTGGGGGCTCTGGTATTCTTCCTGCTCCGCCGGCGCCGCGCCCGGCCCCCTCTCAAGGGCGTCTATGACCCCACCACCCGCGTCTTCGGCAATggtgctgccccgccccccaacttAATCTACCGCCCCGACTCGGAGCTGGACCGGCCCCTCAAGGCCACGCCGGGCGAGGGGGCCCCTGGGGAGCGGCCCGGCCCCTACAGCTACCCCGGCCAGCGgcacgaggaggaggaggaggagcgtcTTGACGAGGTGGGGCCCATGTTGCGGCTCAGCGCCCACCCTGGGCACGGCGCTCCGAGCGGCTACGAGGAGGATGACATGGAGTCGCAGCACGACGGGTCCATCATCTCCAAGACGGCTGTCTATGTGTGA